From a single Saccharomonospora amisosensis genomic region:
- a CDS encoding SCP2 sterol-binding domain-containing protein: protein MSEFGGALDEFADGLDVGALTPEQFLRLLDTLHMLEDSGAGASLSALSTEVLARVVGRTSKQQLRVACEHPRLRPVLLREVFRRMSEQLVPERVKYVTLVVAWRFPDGEGDYERFYTLIEDGRCSWSTRPYEHVDTTITVEADDFLRMATGNVGVPAMFITGKIKVRGDYTPALRLVGYFDLPKPA from the coding sequence GTGTCCGAATTCGGAGGCGCGCTGGACGAGTTCGCCGACGGACTCGACGTCGGCGCCCTGACACCTGAGCAGTTCTTACGGCTGCTCGACACCCTGCACATGCTGGAGGACAGCGGTGCGGGTGCCTCGTTGAGCGCGCTGTCCACCGAAGTGCTCGCCAGGGTGGTCGGCAGGACCTCGAAGCAACAGTTGCGCGTTGCCTGCGAGCATCCGAGGCTGCGTCCGGTGTTGTTGCGCGAGGTGTTCCGCCGGATGTCGGAGCAGCTGGTTCCGGAGCGAGTCAAGTACGTCACCCTCGTCGTGGCGTGGCGCTTTCCCGACGGTGAAGGCGACTACGAGCGCTTCTACACGCTCATCGAGGACGGCCGTTGCAGCTGGAGCACGCGGCCGTACGAGCACGTCGACACGACGATCACGGTGGAAGCCGACGATTTCCTTCGCATGGCCACCGGCAACGTCGGCGTGCCAGCCATGTTCATCACCGGCAAGATCAAGGTGAGGGGTGACTACACCCCCGCTCTGCGGCTGGTCGGCTACTTCGACCTGCCAAAACCGGCCTGA
- a CDS encoding alpha-ketoacid dehydrogenase subunit beta: MAAPVKTTVDNPTSTVRNLTIGKALNLGLRAAMEADDKVIVMGEDVGKLGGVFRITDGLQKDFGEQRVLDTPLAESGIIGTAVGLAVRGFRPVCEIQFEGFIFPGFDQISSQLAKLHYRTQGEIKVPVVIRVPFGGGIGAVEHHSESPESLFAHIAGLRVVSCSNAVDAYWMIQQAIRCDDPVLLFEPKRLYHSAAAKADVDTAASPDPLFASRVVREGSAATLVAYGPSVKVCLDAAAAAREEGTSLEVIDLRTLSPLDLEPVFESVRRTGRLITVSEAQPESSITSEIAARVQQECFFSLEAPVLRVTGFDTPYPPAKLEEHFLPDLDRVLHAVDRALAW, translated from the coding sequence ATGGCCGCACCCGTCAAGACCACCGTGGACAACCCAACCTCGACCGTCCGTAACCTGACCATCGGCAAGGCACTCAACCTCGGGTTGCGTGCCGCGATGGAGGCCGACGACAAGGTCATCGTCATGGGAGAGGACGTCGGCAAGCTCGGCGGTGTCTTCCGCATCACCGACGGATTGCAGAAGGACTTCGGTGAACAGCGGGTGCTGGACACGCCGCTGGCCGAGTCCGGGATCATCGGCACAGCGGTGGGGCTCGCCGTTCGCGGCTTCCGCCCGGTGTGCGAGATCCAGTTCGAGGGGTTCATCTTCCCCGGCTTCGACCAGATCTCCAGCCAGTTGGCGAAACTGCACTACCGCACGCAGGGCGAGATCAAGGTGCCCGTGGTGATCCGGGTGCCGTTCGGCGGCGGTATCGGCGCGGTCGAGCACCACTCGGAGTCGCCGGAGTCGCTGTTCGCGCACATCGCGGGGCTTCGCGTGGTCTCGTGTTCCAACGCCGTTGACGCCTACTGGATGATCCAGCAGGCCATCCGGTGCGACGACCCGGTGCTGCTGTTCGAGCCGAAACGGCTCTACCACTCGGCGGCTGCCAAGGCCGACGTCGACACGGCGGCCAGCCCGGATCCGCTGTTCGCCTCCCGCGTCGTTCGCGAAGGCTCGGCCGCCACGTTGGTGGCCTACGGGCCTTCGGTGAAGGTGTGCCTTGATGCCGCGGCGGCGGCACGGGAGGAGGGCACCTCACTCGAGGTCATCGATCTGCGCACGCTGTCGCCGCTGGACCTCGAGCCGGTGTTCGAGTCCGTGCGCCGAACCGGACGGCTGATCACCGTCTCGGAAGCGCAACCGGAGTCGTCCATCACCTCCGAGATCGCCGCCAGGGTGCAGCAGGAGTGCTTCTTCTCGCTGGAGGCCCCCGTGCTGCGCGTCACGGGTTTCGACACGCCGTATCCGCCTGCGAAGCTGGAGGAGCATTTCCTTCCCGATCTCGATCGGGTGCTGCACGCCGTCGACCGAGCGCTGGCCTGGTGA
- the pdhA gene encoding pyruvate dehydrogenase (acetyl-transferring) E1 component subunit alpha: MSSPEQWTRPEPGAGPAATAAQPSPEQVIAGLRATAEGGAELTQLLTPEGERQPSRFDPYLADIDDAALRGLYRDMVLVRRADRECNAMQRQGQLGIWVPLLGQEAAQVGSGRALKPQDMAFPSYREHGVAYTRGVDFRELLGIFRCTDHSAWDFREHGFHPYTIVIGNQVLNATGYAMGQKFEGKVGNTDPDGKPSDTDEATIVYFGDGATSQGDVHEGFVWAAVYDAPVVFFCQNNQWAISEPTERQSRLPLYQRARGYGFPGIRVDGNDVLACLAVTRWALDECRHGNGPVLIEAFTYRMDAHTTTDDPTRYRLSDEIEVWKHKDPIERVRVQLARTGAADQEFFDQVQADADAFAAELRDYCFNMPDPPPERIFSAVYAEPSSALDAQREEYLAYLSGFADGGEQ, translated from the coding sequence ATGTCGTCCCCCGAACAGTGGACGCGCCCAGAACCTGGCGCCGGACCGGCCGCGACAGCGGCACAACCGTCCCCAGAACAGGTGATAGCGGGCTTGCGAGCAACAGCAGAGGGCGGGGCAGAGCTCACCCAACTGCTCACGCCCGAAGGCGAGCGGCAACCGTCGCGATTCGACCCCTACCTTGCCGACATCGACGACGCCGCACTGCGCGGGCTTTACCGGGACATGGTCCTGGTGCGCCGCGCCGACCGGGAATGCAACGCGATGCAGCGGCAGGGTCAGCTGGGCATCTGGGTGCCGCTGCTCGGCCAGGAGGCCGCGCAGGTCGGTTCAGGCAGAGCTCTGAAACCGCAGGACATGGCTTTTCCCAGCTACCGCGAGCACGGCGTCGCCTACACGCGCGGTGTCGACTTCCGCGAACTGCTCGGGATCTTCCGCTGCACCGATCACAGCGCGTGGGATTTCCGCGAGCACGGCTTCCACCCGTACACGATCGTCATCGGCAACCAGGTGCTCAACGCCACCGGCTACGCCATGGGGCAGAAGTTCGAGGGCAAGGTCGGCAACACCGATCCCGATGGCAAGCCCTCCGACACTGACGAGGCCACCATCGTCTACTTCGGCGACGGCGCCACCAGCCAGGGCGACGTACACGAGGGCTTCGTGTGGGCCGCGGTCTACGACGCGCCGGTGGTGTTCTTCTGCCAGAACAATCAGTGGGCCATCTCCGAACCCACCGAACGGCAGTCACGGCTGCCGCTCTACCAGCGGGCCCGCGGCTACGGCTTCCCCGGCATCCGGGTCGACGGCAACGACGTGCTCGCCTGCCTCGCCGTGACCAGGTGGGCGCTTGACGAGTGCAGGCACGGTAACGGCCCCGTGCTGATCGAGGCGTTCACCTACCGCATGGACGCGCACACGACCACGGACGACCCGACGCGGTACCGGCTGTCCGACGAGATCGAGGTCTGGAAGCACAAGGACCCGATCGAGCGAGTCCGCGTGCAACTGGCCCGCACCGGCGCCGCCGACCAGGAGTTCTTCGACCAGGTGCAGGCGGACGCCGACGCCTTCGCGGCCGAGTTGCGCGACTACTGCTTCAACATGCCGGACCCGCCGCCTGAGCGGATCTTCTCGGCGGTGTACGCCGAACCGTCCTCGGCGCTCGACGCCCAGCGTGAGGAGTACCTGGCCTACCTCTCCGGGTTCGCCGACGGAGGTGAGCAGTGA
- a CDS encoding 3-oxoacyl-ACP reductase: MADKYQQFTKTPLGKFLVPKLGLPNPPTLRRYRPGQPALDGPALVGAAPGGRMEKVLTAQLGAAGIEVLHTPEDDTRYGALVFDATGVTEPSQLRELYRFYHPVIRKAASCGRVVVVGTPPERVEGRERIAQRALEGFTRSVGKELKRGATAQLVYVAQGAEEAAESTIRFLLSAKSAFVDGQVIRVGTAGATTAQPPQSWEQPLRDRVAVVTGASRGIGAAIAEVLARDGAHVVALDIPAQGGELSEVANRIGGSALQLDITAADAPERLAGYLTQRHGGVDVVVHNAGITRDKTLGNLSDSAWDSVLSVNLGAALEINDRLLSGRVLRDNGRIIGVSSIAGIAGNVGQTNYATSKAGVIGMVNEAAPRLAEHGGTINAVAPGFIETKMTAAVPVVIREFGRRLSSLAQGGLPVDVAETIAWYANPASSAVNGNFVRVCGQAFLGA, from the coding sequence ATGGCTGACAAGTATCAGCAGTTCACCAAGACACCGCTCGGCAAGTTCCTCGTGCCGAAGCTCGGCCTGCCGAACCCGCCGACGCTGCGACGCTACCGCCCCGGGCAGCCTGCCCTCGATGGTCCCGCACTTGTGGGTGCCGCACCGGGTGGGCGAATGGAAAAGGTGCTCACCGCGCAGCTCGGCGCGGCAGGCATCGAGGTACTGCACACGCCCGAGGACGACACCCGCTACGGCGCGCTCGTCTTCGACGCCACCGGCGTCACCGAACCATCCCAGTTGCGTGAGCTGTATCGCTTCTACCACCCCGTCATACGCAAGGCCGCGAGTTGCGGCCGCGTCGTGGTCGTCGGCACGCCGCCGGAACGCGTCGAGGGCCGCGAGCGCATCGCCCAGCGCGCGCTGGAGGGGTTCACCCGCTCCGTCGGCAAGGAGCTCAAGCGCGGAGCCACCGCACAGCTGGTGTACGTGGCACAGGGCGCGGAGGAGGCCGCTGAATCGACCATACGGTTCCTGCTTTCGGCCAAGTCGGCGTTCGTTGACGGCCAGGTCATCCGCGTCGGCACGGCGGGGGCCACCACGGCCCAGCCGCCGCAGAGCTGGGAGCAGCCGCTGCGCGACAGGGTCGCCGTGGTCACCGGCGCGTCGAGGGGCATCGGCGCCGCCATCGCCGAGGTGCTGGCCCGCGACGGCGCCCACGTGGTCGCCCTTGACATTCCGGCACAGGGTGGGGAGCTGTCCGAGGTGGCCAACCGGATCGGTGGTTCGGCGCTGCAACTCGACATCACCGCGGCCGACGCGCCGGAGCGGCTCGCGGGCTACCTGACACAGCGCCACGGCGGCGTCGACGTTGTCGTGCACAACGCGGGTATCACCAGGGACAAGACGCTCGGCAACCTCAGTGACAGCGCGTGGGACTCGGTGTTGAGCGTCAACCTCGGCGCGGCGTTGGAGATCAACGACCGGCTGCTGTCCGGCCGGGTGTTGCGGGATAACGGTCGGATCATAGGCGTGTCGTCCATCGCGGGAATCGCGGGGAACGTCGGCCAGACCAACTACGCCACCAGCAAGGCAGGTGTCATCGGCATGGTGAACGAGGCCGCACCGAGGCTGGCCGAGCACGGGGGCACGATCAACGCCGTGGCGCCAGGGTTCATCGAAACGAAGATGACAGCCGCGGTTCCAGTGGTGATCAGGGAGTTCGGCAGGCGGCTTTCCAGCCTCGCGCAGGGCGGGCTTCCCGTCGACGTGGCAGAGACCATCGCCTGGTACGCCAACCCCGCCTCGTCCGCCGTCAACGGCAACTTCGTCCGCGTGTGCGGCCAGGCGTTCCTGGGAGCCTGA
- a CDS encoding MaoC family dehydratase, with the protein MTVKELSAAPSLSTLYPKAVLGGLRKRGAAEVLPDSEYMRPGVVADPAHVAEYNRVCGFRLGDELPATYPHVLAFPLQVALMTEPEFPFPLLGMVHVANRITQRRPVRVGEEFTLRVRAENLRPHEKGTQFDMVSELVTGEGDAGSAVWTDVSTYLRRGGGSGGEQGERRRSTGLAKPSASAVWQVPSDIGRRYAEVSGDRNPIHLYSLTARLFGFRSAIAHGMWTKARCLAAFEGRLPQAYTVDVRFKLPVLLPAKVAFTSWSTEQGWAFELWHARKPKPHLEGTVVRVDSPS; encoded by the coding sequence ATGACCGTCAAGGAACTGTCGGCAGCGCCGAGCCTGTCAACGCTGTACCCGAAGGCCGTGCTCGGCGGACTGCGCAAGCGTGGGGCCGCCGAGGTACTGCCGGATTCGGAGTACATGCGCCCCGGTGTCGTGGCCGACCCCGCGCACGTCGCCGAGTACAACCGGGTGTGCGGCTTCCGGCTCGGCGACGAACTGCCCGCCACCTACCCGCACGTGCTCGCCTTCCCGTTGCAGGTCGCGCTGATGACCGAGCCGGAGTTCCCGTTCCCGTTGCTGGGGATGGTGCACGTGGCAAACCGGATCACCCAGCGGCGCCCGGTTCGGGTCGGTGAGGAGTTCACCCTGCGGGTACGGGCCGAGAACCTGCGCCCGCACGAGAAGGGCACCCAGTTCGACATGGTGAGTGAGCTGGTAACCGGCGAGGGTGACGCGGGCTCGGCCGTGTGGACCGACGTGAGCACCTACCTGCGTCGTGGCGGCGGTTCTGGCGGCGAGCAGGGTGAGCGGCGACGGTCGACGGGCCTGGCCAAGCCGTCCGCGAGCGCGGTGTGGCAAGTGCCTTCCGACATCGGGCGGCGCTACGCCGAGGTGTCAGGGGACCGCAACCCCATCCACCTGTACTCGCTGACCGCGCGGTTGTTCGGCTTCCGCTCGGCCATCGCGCACGGGATGTGGACCAAGGCTCGCTGCCTCGCGGCGTTCGAGGGCAGGCTGCCGCAGGCCTACACGGTGGACGTGCGGTTCAAGCTGCCGGTGTTGCTGCCCGCCAAGGTGGCATTCACCTCGTGGTCCACCGAGCAGGGCTGGGCCTTCGAACTGTGGCACGCGCGCAAACCGAAGCCGCACCTGGAGGGGACCGTGGTGCGGGTAGATTCGCCGTCTTAG
- a CDS encoding ATP-binding cassette domain-containing protein produces the protein MAESDRQAEPTIAVRARGLVKTYGTTRALDGVDLDITAGQVLGLLGPNGAGKTTTVRILTTLLRPDSGQAWVAGHDVLTEPDAVRRSIGLSGQYAAVDENLTGFENLYLVGRLYGSGKAKARGRARELLSRFQLEEAADRPAKGYSGGMRRRLDLAGALVAEPRVVVLDEPTTGLDPRGRLEMWEVIEQLRATGATVLLTTQYLEEADRLADSIVVIDRGRVIARGTADQLKEQVGGERVELVVASASDLDTAVRALREVGAGEPVVHEQARRVGVVVNTGAKALMEALRRLDAESIPVHDVALHRPTLDDVFLSLTGHGAGEKEGDSA, from the coding sequence ATGGCCGAATCCGACAGACAGGCCGAGCCAACGATCGCGGTGCGTGCCCGCGGTCTCGTCAAGACCTACGGCACTACCCGTGCGCTGGACGGGGTTGACCTCGACATCACCGCAGGCCAGGTCCTCGGGCTCCTCGGACCCAACGGTGCGGGCAAGACCACCACCGTGCGGATTCTCACCACGTTGCTCAGGCCCGACTCCGGTCAGGCGTGGGTCGCGGGTCACGACGTGCTCACCGAACCGGACGCGGTTCGCCGCTCCATCGGGCTTTCCGGGCAGTACGCCGCCGTCGACGAGAACCTGACCGGCTTCGAGAACCTCTACCTCGTCGGCAGGCTCTACGGCAGCGGAAAGGCGAAGGCGCGCGGACGGGCACGGGAGCTGCTGAGCCGGTTCCAGCTCGAGGAGGCGGCCGACCGCCCTGCCAAGGGCTACTCCGGCGGTATGCGACGCAGGCTCGACCTTGCGGGCGCCCTCGTCGCCGAACCGAGGGTGGTGGTGCTCGACGAGCCCACCACCGGACTCGACCCCCGCGGACGCCTCGAGATGTGGGAGGTCATCGAGCAACTGAGGGCCACCGGCGCCACGGTGCTGCTCACCACGCAGTACCTGGAGGAGGCCGACAGGTTGGCCGACTCCATCGTGGTGATCGACAGGGGAAGGGTGATCGCCCGCGGCACCGCCGACCAGCTCAAGGAGCAGGTCGGCGGCGAGCGGGTGGAACTCGTGGTGGCATCGGCCTCCGACCTCGACACCGCGGTGCGGGCACTTCGCGAGGTCGGCGCGGGTGAACCCGTGGTGCACGAACAAGCAAGAAGGGTCGGGGTGGTTGTCAACACCGGGGCGAAGGCCCTCATGGAGGCGCTGCGCAGGCTCGACGCCGAGAGCATCCCGGTCCACGACGTCGCACTGCACCGCCCAACGCTCGACGACGTGTTCCTGTCGCTGACCGGGCACGGAGCGGGCGAGAAGGAAGGAGATTCCGCGTGA
- a CDS encoding acetyl-CoA C-acetyltransferase, with translation MTSAQKPGARRTRSSRSKAASVRRVAIIGGNRIPFARSNGPYADASNQDMLTAAIDGLISRFSLQGEQLGEVAAGAVLKHARDFNLARESVLGSKLAPTTPAADVQMACGTGLQAIINVANKIALGQLDSAIAGGVDTTSDAPLAVNDSLRRLLVRSNAAKTMGERMRLLGRLRPGHIVPEIPRNAEPRTGLSMGEHASLTAKAWDIGRAEQDELAAASHRKLAAAYDRGFFDDLLTSYLGLTRDQNLRADSSPEKLGKLKPVFGGPEGTMTAGNSTPLSDGASTVLLATEQWAKERNLPVLAYLTPFSQTAAVDYVHGEEGLLMAPAYAVPRMLARAGMSLGDFDFYEIHEAFASQVLATLKAWEDPTFAKERLGLDEPVGSIDREKLNVNGSSLAAGHPFAATGGRIVGTLAKLLNEKGSGRGLISICAAGGQGVTAILEK, from the coding sequence ATGACCTCAGCGCAGAAGCCAGGCGCCCGCAGGACCCGGTCGAGCCGGAGCAAGGCCGCGAGTGTCCGCAGGGTCGCGATTATCGGCGGCAACCGGATCCCGTTCGCCCGATCGAACGGTCCCTACGCCGACGCCTCCAACCAGGACATGCTCACCGCTGCCATCGATGGTCTGATCAGCCGCTTCTCACTGCAAGGCGAGCAACTCGGCGAGGTGGCAGCGGGCGCGGTACTCAAACACGCACGCGACTTCAACCTGGCACGGGAGAGCGTGCTCGGCAGCAAGCTGGCGCCGACCACACCGGCCGCCGACGTGCAGATGGCCTGCGGCACCGGGCTGCAGGCCATCATCAACGTGGCGAACAAGATCGCGCTGGGGCAACTCGACTCTGCCATCGCTGGCGGCGTCGACACCACCAGCGACGCGCCGCTCGCGGTCAACGACAGCCTCCGAAGGCTGCTCGTCCGGTCTAACGCCGCCAAGACCATGGGCGAGCGCATGCGGCTGCTCGGTCGGCTGCGCCCCGGGCACATCGTCCCCGAGATCCCGCGCAACGCGGAGCCGAGGACCGGGCTCTCCATGGGCGAGCACGCCTCGCTGACGGCGAAAGCGTGGGACATCGGGCGCGCCGAACAGGACGAACTGGCCGCGGCCAGTCACCGCAAGCTCGCCGCCGCGTACGACCGAGGGTTCTTCGACGACCTGCTCACGTCCTACCTCGGGCTCACCCGCGACCAGAACCTGCGCGCCGACTCCTCACCCGAGAAGCTGGGGAAGCTGAAGCCCGTGTTCGGCGGGCCCGAGGGCACGATGACGGCGGGCAACTCGACCCCGCTCTCCGACGGCGCCTCCACCGTGCTGCTGGCCACCGAGCAGTGGGCCAAGGAGCGCAACCTGCCGGTGCTCGCGTACCTGACGCCGTTCTCGCAGACCGCCGCCGTCGACTACGTGCACGGCGAGGAGGGCCTGCTGATGGCACCCGCCTACGCGGTGCCCCGGATGCTGGCCAGGGCGGGCATGTCACTCGGCGACTTCGACTTCTACGAGATCCACGAGGCGTTCGCCTCGCAGGTGCTCGCGACACTGAAGGCGTGGGAGGACCCGACGTTCGCCAAGGAACGGCTCGGCCTCGACGAACCGGTCGGCTCCATCGACCGCGAGAAGCTCAACGTCAACGGCTCCTCGCTCGCGGCGGGCCACCCGTTCGCGGCAACCGGCGGGCGCATCGTGGGCACGCTGGCGAAGCTGCTCAACGAGAAGGGCTCCGGCCGTGGCCTGATCTCCATCTGCGCGGCAGGCGGCCAGGGTGTGACCGCGATCCTGGAGAAGTAG
- a CDS encoding FxsA family protein, with protein MAVVFLLYVVAEVAAVWAVASAIGLLPTLGLLLAGAIVGSWLARREGGKAARAFMATARSGRSPHAEVTDGMLVGLGGLLILLPGFVTDFAGLLLLLPPTRGFARRAWLRRIERKVPVSHRHYGGVIVVDSEVVREPGEPQAQPRRPVIDSE; from the coding sequence ATGGCTGTCGTGTTCCTGCTCTACGTGGTTGCCGAGGTGGCCGCCGTCTGGGCGGTCGCGTCCGCCATCGGCCTGCTGCCCACACTGGGCCTGCTGCTGGCAGGCGCCATCGTCGGCTCGTGGCTCGCGCGCCGCGAGGGAGGCAAGGCAGCGCGGGCGTTCATGGCCACCGCCAGGTCGGGTCGCTCGCCGCACGCCGAGGTCACCGACGGCATGCTGGTCGGGCTCGGCGGCCTGCTGATCCTGCTGCCAGGCTTCGTGACCGACTTCGCCGGGTTGCTCTTGCTGCTTCCGCCGACCCGTGGCTTCGCGCGGCGCGCTTGGCTACGGCGAATCGAGCGCAAGGTGCCGGTCTCACACCGGCACTACGGCGGGGTGATCGTCGTGGACAGTGAGGTGGTGCGGGAACCAGGCGAGCCGCAGGCGCAGCCGAGGCGGCCGGTGATTGACTCCGAGTGA
- a CDS encoding dihydrolipoamide acetyltransferase family protein has product MPEYKQFPLADTAEGLTEAEILNWRVKPGDEVRVNQIVVEIETAKAAVELPIPWSGVVTELLVEPGQTVEVGTPIMTVDVDPGGGSPGAHPANNGSAKVESVEAIAPAEPASSAPPADEEMKPLVGYGSKAVSAKRRPRKAAASQGADVATGRLADATVTSANTHVPLAKPPVRKLAKELGVDLRTVPGSADGGVITREDVRRAAQPLTTPAAAPAGARERRVPIRGVRKATAQAMVDSAFSAPHVTEFLTVDVTPMMTLREKLKATPEFSAVKLTPLAFAAKAVCLAVRRTPDVNAVWDEQAGEIVYKEYVHLGIAAATPRGLVVPKVRDADAMSLAELAAAIERLTSTAKEGKTPPEDMLGGTFTITNVGVFGVDTGTPIINPGESAILALGAIKDMPWVVEGELAVRKVLQLSLSFDHRVVDGQQGSQFLADVGALLSDPATAITY; this is encoded by the coding sequence ATGCCTGAGTACAAGCAGTTCCCACTCGCCGACACCGCCGAAGGGCTCACCGAGGCCGAGATCCTGAACTGGCGTGTGAAGCCGGGCGACGAGGTGCGGGTCAACCAGATCGTCGTGGAGATCGAGACGGCCAAGGCGGCGGTGGAGTTGCCGATCCCGTGGTCGGGCGTAGTCACCGAGTTGCTCGTCGAACCGGGACAGACGGTGGAGGTCGGCACGCCGATCATGACCGTCGATGTCGATCCCGGCGGCGGTTCGCCCGGCGCCCACCCGGCGAACAACGGCTCGGCGAAGGTCGAATCCGTCGAAGCCATCGCGCCCGCCGAGCCTGCTTCATCTGCTCCACCCGCCGACGAGGAGATGAAGCCGCTGGTCGGCTACGGCTCCAAGGCGGTGTCGGCGAAGCGCCGCCCTCGCAAGGCGGCTGCCTCGCAGGGTGCGGACGTCGCCACCGGACGGCTGGCTGACGCGACCGTCACGTCGGCGAACACACATGTGCCACTGGCCAAGCCGCCGGTGCGCAAGCTCGCCAAGGAGTTGGGCGTCGACCTGCGTACCGTCCCCGGTTCCGCCGATGGCGGCGTCATCACGAGGGAGGACGTGCGAAGGGCAGCACAACCGCTGACCACGCCCGCCGCCGCACCAGCGGGGGCTCGGGAACGCCGGGTGCCGATCAGGGGTGTCCGCAAGGCCACCGCGCAGGCGATGGTGGACAGCGCGTTCTCAGCCCCGCACGTGACGGAGTTCCTCACCGTCGACGTCACCCCGATGATGACGCTGCGGGAGAAGCTGAAGGCCACACCCGAGTTCTCCGCCGTCAAGCTGACCCCGCTGGCCTTCGCGGCTAAGGCGGTCTGCTTGGCGGTGCGGCGAACCCCGGACGTCAACGCCGTGTGGGACGAGCAGGCAGGCGAGATCGTCTACAAGGAATACGTCCACCTCGGCATCGCGGCGGCGACTCCACGGGGCCTGGTGGTGCCCAAGGTGCGCGACGCCGACGCGATGTCACTGGCCGAGCTCGCGGCCGCGATCGAGCGGCTGACCAGCACCGCGAAGGAGGGCAAGACGCCACCGGAGGACATGCTCGGCGGCACGTTCACCATCACCAATGTGGGCGTGTTCGGTGTGGACACCGGTACGCCGATCATCAACCCTGGTGAGTCGGCGATCCTCGCGCTGGGTGCGATCAAGGACATGCCGTGGGTGGTCGAAGGTGAGCTGGCCGTGCGCAAGGTGCTGCAACTGTCGCTGAGCTTCGACCACAGGGTGGTGGACGGCCAGCAGGGTTCACAGTTCCTCGCCGATGTCGGGGCGCTGCTGTCCGACCCGGCCACGGCTATCACGTACTGA
- a CDS encoding ABC transporter permease — protein MNGVAKIFSDSGVITWRNVMNVRRNPEWLLGATAFPLMFVLMFAYVFGGAIGGPGGDSAAYREFLIAGIFAQTVAFNSSYTVIGFANDLQKGIIDRFRSLPMSRLAVIVGRTTADQVLSIVVLVIMTVAGLLIGWRINTNVGDAVLGYLLILLFALAMSWVGAYIGLISRSVEVANSAGLIWMFPLTFISSAFVPQESLPGVLGTIADWNPFTAAVNATRDLFGNPSPPGWPEPSGWPAENAALYAIVSCVVIIGVFAPLAAWRYGRVASR, from the coding sequence GTGAACGGCGTCGCGAAGATCTTCTCCGACAGCGGGGTCATCACCTGGCGCAACGTGATGAACGTCCGCCGCAATCCGGAGTGGCTGCTCGGCGCCACGGCGTTTCCGCTGATGTTCGTGCTGATGTTCGCTTACGTGTTCGGCGGAGCCATCGGCGGACCCGGTGGCGACAGCGCCGCCTACCGGGAGTTCCTGATCGCGGGCATCTTCGCACAGACGGTGGCGTTCAACTCCTCATACACGGTCATCGGCTTCGCCAACGACCTGCAGAAGGGCATCATCGACCGGTTCCGGTCGCTGCCGATGTCCCGGCTGGCCGTCATCGTCGGCCGGACCACGGCCGACCAGGTGCTCAGCATCGTGGTGCTCGTGATCATGACGGTGGCCGGGCTGCTCATCGGCTGGCGAATCAACACCAACGTCGGCGACGCCGTGCTCGGCTACCTGTTGATCCTGCTCTTCGCCCTGGCGATGTCCTGGGTGGGCGCCTACATCGGACTGATCTCCCGCAGCGTGGAGGTCGCCAACAGCGCCGGGTTGATCTGGATGTTCCCGCTGACGTTCATCTCGTCGGCGTTCGTCCCGCAGGAGAGCCTGCCGGGTGTGCTGGGCACGATCGCCGACTGGAACCCGTTCACGGCGGCGGTGAACGCGACGAGGGATCTCTTCGGCAACCCGAGCCCTCCCGGCTGGCCGGAACCGTCCGGTTGGCCCGCCGAGAACGCCGCCCTCTACGCGATAGTCAGTTGCGTGGTCATCATCGGTGTGTTCGCGCCGCTGGCCGCATGGCGCTACGGGCGGGTTGCCAGCCGGTAG
- a CDS encoding TetR/AcrR family transcriptional regulator has product MAQDAQRPAERAKRLPRAVREKQILDAAVRVFSLHGYHSASMDEISDVAGVSKPMIYSYLGAKEDLFLHCIRREANRMLEAVQAGIRPDVPPDMQLWHGLRAFYGFVASHRESWVVLHRHAITVGGPFADEITDLRGKAIKLVGGLVVSAGARKGLAEQVEFSGEGLAAALVGAAESLADWWLDHTDVPDGVLASWLMNLAWLGFNDLVEGQLWRPREHDGEHGADQA; this is encoded by the coding sequence GTGGCGCAGGACGCACAGCGACCGGCGGAACGAGCCAAACGATTGCCGAGGGCGGTCCGCGAGAAGCAGATCCTTGACGCCGCGGTGCGGGTGTTCTCGCTCCATGGCTACCACTCGGCTTCGATGGACGAGATCTCCGATGTCGCGGGCGTGTCCAAGCCGATGATCTACAGCTATCTTGGCGCGAAGGAGGACCTGTTCCTGCACTGCATCCGCCGCGAGGCCAACCGGATGTTGGAAGCCGTGCAGGCGGGGATAAGGCCCGACGTTCCCCCCGACATGCAACTCTGGCACGGGCTGCGTGCCTTCTACGGATTCGTCGCCTCGCACCGTGAGTCGTGGGTGGTGCTGCATCGGCACGCGATCACCGTCGGCGGGCCGTTCGCCGACGAGATCACCGACCTGCGCGGCAAGGCGATCAAGCTGGTCGGCGGGCTGGTGGTCAGCGCGGGTGCCCGCAAGGGCCTTGCCGAACAGGTGGAGTTCTCCGGCGAAGGCCTCGCCGCCGCACTGGTCGGCGCAGCGGAGTCACTCGCGGACTGGTGGCTCGACCACACCGACGTTCCCGACGGCGTGCTCGCCTCGTGGCTGATGAACCTGGCTTGGCTCGGCTTCAACGACCTCGTCGAGGGCCAGCTGTGGCGGCCCAGGGAACACGACGGCGAGCACGGCGCCGACCAGGCGTGA